A part of Arachis hypogaea cultivar Tifrunner chromosome 12, arahy.Tifrunner.gnm2.J5K5, whole genome shotgun sequence genomic DNA contains:
- the LOC112730641 gene encoding uncharacterized protein — translation MSNISGEDNNNNNGSFSSEEQLQENEEQQQLQLQNHPHHHHHGSSSSSACKNNNSTSQEQKQQVGIKKKRNQPGNPDPNAEVIALSPTTLMATNRFICEICNKGFQRDQNLQLHRRGHNLPWKLRQRATTEEAMKKRVYVCPEKSCVHHNPARALGDLTGIKKHYSRKHGEKKWKCDKCSKKYAVQSDWKAHQKTCGTREYKCDCGTIFSRRDSFITHRAFCDALTEENNRINQQGLTNGVPQNLQNEQVSDLIATMPLSNSNASELNSSNHNNPLRTLSQEIVPVPFKSMSIGGGIFSPTSSSSGTLFGGPKSMHALPTSSSSLQLSSNNSTGFNYFQDSSKNLGLVSSSAHMSATALLQKAAQMGAAASSNSINSPMMQKPFVTTMAGPDQVSGAATAMQHHNRNNPPSYDHHFNPQADQFFHKRQQEMPLIFEANNNSNDGSTTNNDIGMLSTMFMGSDHNTQEVGATSLVHERDLAEGNNQMGAPRFGVSNDMKTVHDFLGVGGSTSRATGNLHEPQRHHHHQQEQQRLELEALSQQRLPLINHFQHHIPHGDSTMEKSVWDI, via the exons ATGTCAAACATTTCAGgtgaagataataataataataatggtagtTTCTCCTCAGAAGAACAACTACAGGAGAATGAAGAACAGCAACAGTTGCAATTACAAAatcaccctcatcatcatcatcatggttCAAGTTCTTCTAGTGCTTGCAAAAACAACAACTCCACAAGTCAAGAACAAAAGCAACAAgttggaatcaagaagaaaagaaaccaaCCTGGAAATCCAG ATCCAAATGCAGAAGTGATTGCATTATCACCAACCACATTAATGGCAACAAATAGATTCATATGTGAGATATGCAACAAAGGGTTTCAGAGGGACCAAAACCTTCAGTTACATAGGAGAGGTCACAATCTACCATGGAAGCTAAGGCAAAGAGCAACAACAGAAGAGGCTATGAAGAAGAGGGTGTACGTGTGCCCCGAAAAATCGTGTGTGCACCATAACCCTGCCCGAGCACTGGGGGATCTCACTGGGATAAAGAAACATTACAGCAGGAAACATGGTGAGAAGAAGTGGAAATGTGACAAATGTTCAAAGAAATATGCTGTTCAATCTGATTGGAAGGCTCATCAGAAAACATGTGGCACTAGAGAATATAAATGTGATTGTGGAACTATATTCTCCAG AAGGGACAGCTTCATAACACACAGGGCCTTTTGTGATGCATTAACTGAGGAAAACAACAGAATAAATCAACAAGGATTAACAAATGGGGTGCCACAAAACTTGCAAAATGAACAAGTCTCTGATCTTATAGCCACAATGCCCCTAAGCAACAGTAATGCATCAGAACTCAACAGCAGTAACCATAACAATCCACTTAGAACACTCTCACAAGAGATTGTACCTGTGCCATTCAAGTCCATGAGCATTGGTGGGGGCATTTTCTCCCCAACAAGTTCATCATCAGGTACACTATTTGGTGGTCCAAAGAGCATGCACGCTCTCCCTACCTCTTCTTCAAGCCTTCAACTCAGTTCCAACAACTCCACTGGTTTCAATTACTTCCAAGATAGCAGCAAGAACTTGGGTCTTGTTTCCAGCTCAGCTCACATGTCTGCAACTGCATTATTGCAGAAAGCAGCACAAATGGGTGCTGCTGCAAGCAGCAACAGCATTAACTCCCCCATGATGCAAAAACCCTTTGTTACTACCATGGCCGGTCCTGACCAAGTTTCTGGTGCTGCTACTGCTATGCAGCACCATAACCGTAATAACCCTCCTTCCTATGATCATCACTTCAATCCACAGGCTGATCAATTTTTTCATAAAAGGCAGCAAGAAATGCCACTGATATTTGAAGCTAATAACAATAGTAATGATGGGTCAACAACAAATAATGATATAGGAATGCTTAGCACAATGTTCATGGGAAGTGATCACAATACACAAGAGGTTGGTGCTACTAGTTTGGTCCATGAAAGAGACCTTGCAGAAGGAAATAACCAAATGGGGGCACCAAGGTTTGGTGTCAGTAATGACATGAAAACAGTTCATGATTTCTTGGGAGTTGGAGGGTCAACTTCAAGAGCTACAGGGAATTTGCATGAACCTCagagacatcatcatcatcaacaagaaCAACAGAGATTGGAATTAGAAGCATTAAGCCAACAGAGGTTACCACTTATTAATCACTTTCAGCATCACATTCCACATGGAGATTCAACTATGGAGAAATCTGTTTGGGACATATGA
- the LOC112728504 gene encoding uncharacterized CRM domain-containing protein At3g25440, chloroplastic isoform X2 encodes MTTEEKLLYKLLKARKKEERLLEALKKIEPAESSEATHDPEILTPEEHFFFLKMGLKCKNYVPVGRRGIYQGVILNMHLHWKKHQTLKVVVKTFSPEEVKEIAKELARLTGGIVLDIHEDNTIIMYRGKNYAQPPTEIMSPRITLSRKKALDKSKYRDGLRAVRRYIPRLEQELEILRAQLSSTTESNIDAIEELHKGDKERIESDRTVSKFFQQENSDKLDQIINDKIEFPDEDETGADSDLDSDLENLSDIFETDSDTDNLVKDEKPLYLDEFDNLTDQSDGETDVFEDHLRQISLDSKSTDKDVDSPKFDEVDKIFLQAASFLKKRRK; translated from the exons ATGACAACAGAGGAAAAACTGTTATATAAATTGTTAAAG GCTCGGAAAAAGGAAGAGAGACTCTTAGAAGCCTTGAAGAAGATTGAGCCTGCAGAATCATCAGAAGCAACCCATGATCCTGAGATATTGACGCCAGAAGAGCATTTCTTCTTCTTAAAGATGGGTCTCAAATGCAAAAATTATGTGCCTGTTGGAAGACGAGGAATTTACCAAGGTGTGATTTTGAACATGCATCTGCATTGGAAAAAGCATCAGACTTTGAAGGTGGTGGTGAAGACATTTTCGCCAGAGGAGGTCAAGGAGATTGCAAAAGAGCTGGCAAGACTGACTGGAGGGATAGTACTTGACATTCATGAAGATAACACAATAATAATGTATAGAGGAAAAAATTATGCTCAGCCACCAACAGAGATTATGTCTCCACGTATCACTCTTTCAAGGAAGAAG GCACTGGATAAATCCAAATATAGAGATGGCCTTAGAGCTGTGCGGAGATATATTCCTCGACTTGAGCAAGAACTTGAAATTCTTCGAGCACAACTAAGCAGCACAACTGAAAGTAACATAGATGCCATTGAGGAACTCCATAAAGGTGACAAGGAGAGGATTGAGTCTGATAGaactgtttctaaatttttccaGCAAGAGAACTCAGATAAACTTGATCAAATCATAAATGATAAGATTGAGTTCCCAGATGAGGATGAGACTGGTGCTGACTCGGATTTGGATTCAGATCTTGAAAATTTATCGGATATCTTTGAGACAGATTCAGATACAGATAATCTAGTGAAGGATGAAAAGCCTCTCTATTTGGATGAGTTTGATAATTTAACAGATCAAAGTGATGGAGAAACAGATGTCTTTGAGGACCATCTTAGACAGATATCCTTGGATTCAAAAAGTACAGACAAGGATGTTGACTCACCCAAGTTTGATGAAGTTGACAAGATCTTTCTGCAGGCTGCATCGTTTTTAAAGAAAAGACGAAAATGA
- the LOC112728504 gene encoding uncharacterized CRM domain-containing protein At3g25440, chloroplastic isoform X1, whose translation MLGKVLASSLALAKVQLRKNLYSKSLLLTLRPLLSSSSLLRKTSLNYVIYTVCGQQPTFGHYDVKAHPFLGVTSFHSGPHLKNNDKAIEPRQDSEKSSNADGSGNAQVKRKKLKGKRAVVRWLKFFRYKKKKEYERMTTEEKLLYKLLKARKKEERLLEALKKIEPAESSEATHDPEILTPEEHFFFLKMGLKCKNYVPVGRRGIYQGVILNMHLHWKKHQTLKVVVKTFSPEEVKEIAKELARLTGGIVLDIHEDNTIIMYRGKNYAQPPTEIMSPRITLSRKKALDKSKYRDGLRAVRRYIPRLEQELEILRAQLSSTTESNIDAIEELHKGDKERIESDRTVSKFFQQENSDKLDQIINDKIEFPDEDETGADSDLDSDLENLSDIFETDSDTDNLVKDEKPLYLDEFDNLTDQSDGETDVFEDHLRQISLDSKSTDKDVDSPKFDEVDKIFLQAASFLKKRRK comes from the exons ATGCTGGGGAAGGTTTTAGCATCATCACTAGCTCTAGCTAAAGTTCAATTGCGCAAGAATCTCTACTCTAAGTCTTTGCTTCTCACTCTCAGACCTCTCCTCTCCAGTAGTTCCTTACTTCGCAAAACAAG CTTGAACTATGTTATATATACAGTTTGTGGCCAGCAACCGACTTTTGGCCACTATGATGTAAAAGCACATCCTTTCTTGGGAGTCACAAGCTTTCATTCAGGTCCACATCTCAAGAATAATGATAAGGCCATAGAACCACGCCAGGATTCTGAAAAATCCTCAAATGCTGATGGTTCTGGTAATGCCCAAGTAAAGAGAAAAAAACTGAAGGGCAAAAGAGCAGTTGTAAGATGGCTAAAGTTCTTTAGatataagaagaagaaggagtATGAGAGGATGACAACAGAGGAAAAACTGTTATATAAATTGTTAAAG GCTCGGAAAAAGGAAGAGAGACTCTTAGAAGCCTTGAAGAAGATTGAGCCTGCAGAATCATCAGAAGCAACCCATGATCCTGAGATATTGACGCCAGAAGAGCATTTCTTCTTCTTAAAGATGGGTCTCAAATGCAAAAATTATGTGCCTGTTGGAAGACGAGGAATTTACCAAGGTGTGATTTTGAACATGCATCTGCATTGGAAAAAGCATCAGACTTTGAAGGTGGTGGTGAAGACATTTTCGCCAGAGGAGGTCAAGGAGATTGCAAAAGAGCTGGCAAGACTGACTGGAGGGATAGTACTTGACATTCATGAAGATAACACAATAATAATGTATAGAGGAAAAAATTATGCTCAGCCACCAACAGAGATTATGTCTCCACGTATCACTCTTTCAAGGAAGAAG GCACTGGATAAATCCAAATATAGAGATGGCCTTAGAGCTGTGCGGAGATATATTCCTCGACTTGAGCAAGAACTTGAAATTCTTCGAGCACAACTAAGCAGCACAACTGAAAGTAACATAGATGCCATTGAGGAACTCCATAAAGGTGACAAGGAGAGGATTGAGTCTGATAGaactgtttctaaatttttccaGCAAGAGAACTCAGATAAACTTGATCAAATCATAAATGATAAGATTGAGTTCCCAGATGAGGATGAGACTGGTGCTGACTCGGATTTGGATTCAGATCTTGAAAATTTATCGGATATCTTTGAGACAGATTCAGATACAGATAATCTAGTGAAGGATGAAAAGCCTCTCTATTTGGATGAGTTTGATAATTTAACAGATCAAAGTGATGGAGAAACAGATGTCTTTGAGGACCATCTTAGACAGATATCCTTGGATTCAAAAAGTACAGACAAGGATGTTGACTCACCCAAGTTTGATGAAGTTGACAAGATCTTTCTGCAGGCTGCATCGTTTTTAAAGAAAAGACGAAAATGA